Proteins encoded together in one Micromonospora kangleipakensis window:
- a CDS encoding GNAT family N-acetyltransferase — translation MLGDDDRVLLETGRLRLRRLTVDDVGHLVELDSDPEVMRFLTNGRPTPVETIREQLTRTLAQYDRHPDLGRWAALDRVTGQFLGWFALTPSDDGTEAELGYRLRRSAWGSGLATEGSRALVRHALGTAGVRRVWAETMAVNVASRRVMAKAGLRYVRTFHLTWDDPIPGTEHGEVEYELRREDWRPGGHERPAALRAR, via the coding sequence ATGCTCGGAGACGACGACCGCGTGCTGCTGGAGACCGGGCGGCTGCGGCTGCGCCGGTTGACCGTGGACGACGTGGGCCACCTGGTCGAGCTGGACAGCGACCCGGAGGTCATGCGCTTCCTGACCAACGGCCGGCCGACCCCGGTCGAGACCATCCGGGAGCAGCTGACCCGGACCCTCGCGCAGTACGACCGCCATCCTGACCTCGGCCGCTGGGCGGCGCTCGACCGGGTCACCGGGCAATTTCTGGGCTGGTTCGCGCTCACCCCCTCCGACGACGGCACGGAGGCCGAGCTGGGTTACCGGCTACGCCGGTCGGCCTGGGGGTCGGGCCTGGCCACCGAGGGTTCGCGGGCGTTGGTCCGGCACGCCCTCGGGACCGCGGGAGTACGGCGGGTCTGGGCGGAGACGATGGCGGTCAACGTGGCGTCGCGGCGGGTGATGGCGAAGGCGGGCCTGCGGTACGTCCGCACCTTCCACCTGACCTGGGACGACCCGATCCCGGGGACGGAGCACGGTGAGGTGGAGTACGAGCTGCGCCGGGAGGACTGGCGTCCCGGCGG
- a CDS encoding class II fumarate hydratase — translation MVRVTTPEATGYRIERDSMGEVEVPAEALWRAQTQRAVQNFPISGRGLEPAQIKALAQIKGAAAQVNGELGVIGADVAEAIATAAAHVADGGYDDQFPVDVFQTGSGTSSNMNTNEVIATLASRELGRPVHPNDDVNASQSSNDVFPSSIHLAATQFVVEDLIPSLRHLAGALEEKAAEFETVVKAGRTHLMDATPVTLGQEFGGYAAQVRYGMERLESALPRLAELPLGGTAVGTGINTPFGFAAKVIEKLRGSTGLPLTEARNHFEAQGARDALVETSGQLRTIAVGLYKMANDIRWMGSGPRAGLRELRIPDLQPGSSIMPGKVNPVVAEAMRQVCAQVIGNDAAVAFAGSQGDFELNVMLPVMGRNLLESIRLLAASSRLFADRLVVGLVADAEVCLAYAEGSPSIVTPLNRHLGYDEAASIAKEALAKQISIREVVIARGHVDSGKLSESQLDEALDLLRMTHP, via the coding sequence ATGGTACGCGTGACGACTCCAGAGGCGACCGGCTACCGGATCGAACGCGACTCGATGGGCGAGGTCGAGGTGCCCGCCGAGGCGCTGTGGCGGGCGCAGACCCAGCGCGCGGTGCAGAACTTCCCGATCTCCGGGCGGGGCCTGGAACCGGCCCAGATCAAGGCGCTGGCCCAGATCAAGGGCGCCGCCGCCCAGGTGAACGGCGAGCTGGGCGTGATCGGCGCGGACGTGGCCGAGGCGATCGCCACCGCCGCCGCGCATGTGGCCGACGGCGGCTACGACGACCAGTTCCCGGTCGACGTCTTCCAGACCGGCTCGGGCACCTCGTCCAACATGAACACCAACGAGGTGATCGCCACCCTGGCCAGCCGGGAGCTGGGTCGTCCCGTGCACCCGAACGACGACGTCAACGCCTCGCAGTCCAGCAACGACGTCTTCCCGTCCTCGATCCACCTGGCCGCCACCCAGTTCGTGGTGGAGGATCTGATCCCCTCGCTCCGGCACCTGGCCGGGGCGCTCGAGGAGAAGGCGGCCGAGTTCGAGACCGTGGTCAAGGCCGGGCGTACCCACCTGATGGACGCCACTCCGGTCACCCTGGGCCAGGAGTTCGGCGGCTACGCCGCCCAGGTCCGCTACGGGATGGAGCGGCTGGAGTCCGCGCTGCCCCGGCTGGCCGAGCTGCCGCTCGGCGGCACCGCCGTGGGCACCGGCATCAACACCCCGTTCGGCTTCGCGGCGAAGGTGATCGAGAAGCTGCGCGGCTCGACCGGCCTGCCGTTGACCGAGGCGCGCAACCACTTCGAGGCGCAGGGCGCCCGGGACGCGCTGGTGGAGACCTCCGGGCAGCTGCGCACCATCGCCGTGGGGCTCTACAAGATGGCCAACGACATCCGCTGGATGGGCTCCGGTCCCCGCGCCGGCCTGCGCGAGCTGCGCATCCCCGACCTCCAGCCCGGCTCGTCGATCATGCCCGGCAAGGTGAACCCGGTGGTCGCGGAGGCGATGCGGCAGGTCTGCGCCCAGGTGATCGGCAACGACGCCGCGGTGGCCTTCGCCGGCAGCCAGGGCGACTTCGAGCTGAACGTGATGCTCCCGGTGATGGGCCGGAACCTGCTCGAATCGATCCGGCTGCTGGCCGCGTCGAGCCGGCTCTTCGCCGACCGACTGGTGGTCGGCCTGGTCGCGGACGCCGAGGTCTGTCTCGCGTACGCGGAGGGCTCGCCGTCGATCGTCACCCCGCTCAACCGTCACCTCGGGTACGACGAGGCCGCCTCGATCGCCAAGGAGGCGCTGGCGAAGCAGATCTCCATCCGCGAGGTGGTCATCGCCCGCGGCCACGTCGACTCCGGCAAGCTCTCCGAGAGCCAGCTCGACGAGGCCCTCGACCTGCTCCGGATGACCCACCCCTGA